In Hydrogenispora ethanolica, a single genomic region encodes these proteins:
- a CDS encoding GerAB/ArcD/ProY family transporter has protein sequence MNHPLTSKLYLPLILMSILGFGIMFHPFTLNKNIGVNAYLTIVFGFLLAVLGLLAIRALLGKYPGESLIDWGNRLLGRAGWLGSGLVLAIVLVFTVLAVRRLTEPIGTSILFLTPEWANILSCVLVITYIAQLGEEALGRLCSICCGLIPVFGLNLLLGFGSVTLAQVHPAYIIRDLRYLNYWWAGLPGFVPVLLIASLIRTRDFRDRFRYVLPTVGLGALILGITAFEIVGVFGAGGIQRYPRPVMAFMGTIRLAQEYFFQNFVLTTHLFVFTAQSLVIATVLLRVLANGIIALCRIPRKRSRWVIPALAAVVYLLTLFSDLIVYARYNNPLIISGSFFILAYLGILWLLSRLRRDGRP, from the coding sequence ATGAATCATCCGTTGACCAGTAAATTGTATCTGCCGCTGATCCTCATGTCCATTCTGGGTTTCGGGATAATGTTCCACCCTTTTACCTTGAATAAAAACATCGGGGTCAATGCTTATCTCACCATTGTCTTCGGCTTCCTCCTTGCGGTCCTGGGGCTTTTGGCCATCCGTGCGCTGCTGGGGAAGTATCCGGGGGAATCGTTGATCGACTGGGGCAACCGGCTGCTGGGCCGGGCCGGCTGGCTGGGGTCCGGTCTGGTGCTGGCCATCGTCCTGGTCTTTACCGTGCTCGCGGTCCGCCGGCTCACCGAACCCATCGGCACGTCGATCCTTTTTCTGACCCCGGAATGGGCCAATATCCTCAGTTGCGTTCTGGTCATCACCTATATCGCCCAGCTCGGCGAGGAAGCCCTCGGCCGCCTCTGCTCCATCTGTTGCGGCCTAATCCCGGTCTTCGGCCTCAATCTGCTCCTGGGGTTTGGCAGCGTGACCTTAGCCCAGGTCCATCCGGCCTATATCATCCGGGATCTCCGCTACCTGAACTACTGGTGGGCCGGGCTGCCCGGCTTCGTACCGGTGCTGCTGATCGCGTCCTTGATCCGGACCCGGGATTTCCGGGACCGTTTCCGGTATGTCCTGCCCACTGTGGGCCTTGGCGCGCTCATTCTCGGGATCACCGCCTTTGAGATCGTCGGCGTCTTCGGCGCCGGGGGGATCCAGCGCTATCCCAGACCGGTCATGGCTTTTATGGGAACCATCCGCCTGGCCCAGGAGTATTTTTTCCAAAATTTCGTGTTGACCACGCATCTTTTCGTGTTTACCGCCCAATCGCTGGTTATCGCCACGGTCCTGCTGCGGGTGCTGGCCAACGGGATCATCGCGCTGTGCCGCATTCCCCGGAAACGCAGCCGTTGGGTGATTCCGGCGCTGGCGGCAGTGGTCTATCTGTTGACCCTGTTTTCAGACCTGATCGTCTATGCGCGGTACAACAACCCGCTGATCATCTCCGGCAGCTTCTTCATCCTGGCCTACCTCGGGATCCTGTGGTTATTATCCCGGCTCAGGAGGGACGGCCGGCCATGA
- a CDS encoding Ger(x)C family spore germination protein, giving the protein MSVIKLARAGLFALLLSLTGAGCWDISPIEDRALALMLGLDRVGDGYRVSIQVPTISNFIQTNNGGVQRDQHAFQAFVEQGASLAGIFQRLEDENYRILIAGSVKVIIVSRSLAEQGLSRLLASFLRQPMISPQTLLLLAIQSPEEVLRWQPGFKMQPALIIGKQLRAPLKRSFSYPMELWEFVARVDNRAPDPYLPLIRINRANGSYLLEGLALFRDDKLVGFLSPEEAYLFGILSGKARKAIIQFAAGQDSVTLHNVYHRTRLDVVRSNHRNILRMRIAVKGSILDLPPSMETDRPENLEYLKEEAQRQLTARIGGLIKKFQTLGVDPVGFGNQLIIAGVPEWRETFRQIPFRIQTTIDYRYTPPAR; this is encoded by the coding sequence ATGAGCGTCATCAAATTGGCCCGCGCGGGCCTCTTCGCATTGCTATTGTCCCTAACCGGCGCCGGCTGCTGGGATATATCGCCCATCGAGGACCGGGCCCTGGCGCTGATGCTCGGCCTCGACCGGGTGGGAGACGGATACCGGGTCAGCATCCAGGTGCCGACCATCTCCAATTTCATTCAAACCAATAACGGCGGCGTCCAACGCGACCAACACGCCTTCCAGGCTTTCGTGGAGCAAGGCGCCTCGCTGGCGGGGATCTTTCAACGGCTGGAGGATGAGAATTACCGGATCCTGATCGCCGGATCGGTAAAAGTGATCATCGTCTCGCGCTCGCTGGCCGAACAAGGACTCTCGCGACTGCTTGCCAGCTTCCTGCGGCAGCCAATGATCTCCCCCCAGACACTGTTGCTGTTGGCCATCCAAAGCCCGGAGGAGGTTCTCCGCTGGCAGCCCGGCTTCAAAATGCAACCGGCCCTCATCATCGGGAAGCAACTCCGCGCACCCTTGAAGCGATCCTTCTCCTACCCCATGGAGCTTTGGGAATTCGTCGCCAGGGTGGACAACCGGGCGCCCGACCCGTATCTGCCGCTGATCCGGATCAATCGGGCCAACGGGAGTTATTTGCTGGAAGGCCTGGCGCTCTTCCGCGACGACAAGCTGGTCGGGTTCCTCAGCCCCGAGGAGGCCTACCTCTTTGGCATCTTGAGCGGCAAAGCCCGGAAAGCCATCATCCAGTTCGCCGCCGGGCAGGACTCCGTTACGCTTCACAACGTCTACCACCGGACTCGCCTCGACGTGGTCAGGTCCAACCACCGCAACATCCTGCGGATGCGGATCGCGGTCAAAGGGAGCATCCTCGATCTCCCTCCCTCTATGGAGACCGACCGGCCGGAAAACCTGGAGTATCTGAAGGAAGAGGCGCAACGCCAATTGACCGCCCGCATCGGCGGCCTCATCAAAAAGTTCCAGACCCTCGGCGTCGACCCGGTCGGTTTCGGCAATCAGCTGATCATCGCCGGCGTTCCGGAATGGCGGGAGACCTTCCGCCAGATCCCCTTCCGGATCCAGACCACCATCGACTACCGCTATACGCCGCCCGCCCGTTGA